From the genome of Shewanella sp. Choline-02u-19, one region includes:
- a CDS encoding symmetrical bis(5'-nucleosyl)-tetraphosphatase, protein MANYFVGDVQGCFDELELVLNKVGFNPSIDCLWAVGDLIARGQGSLQTLQYFKSLQGSAKVVLGNHDLHLLGVHGKIKRANPKDNLGELLASPDIGALVDWLRLQPLYQEYPEQNILMTHAGIPPQWDLSTLRNKADIVAEALQQPDYLTALIAKMYTNSVAHYSDDLSELDKKIYTINALTRMRYLYPDGRLDFDCKLPIEQCDNPQLSPWFTHHAILRPEHTLVFGHWAAIMGEVNSPALQALDTGCCWGEHLTLWHLESDQKITQNKLKES, encoded by the coding sequence ATGGCAAATTATTTTGTAGGAGATGTTCAAGGCTGTTTTGATGAGCTGGAATTAGTACTCAATAAAGTGGGGTTTAACCCTTCAATAGATTGCCTATGGGCGGTAGGTGACTTGATTGCACGTGGTCAGGGATCGCTGCAAACCCTACAATATTTTAAGTCATTGCAAGGCTCAGCTAAGGTGGTGCTCGGTAACCACGATCTCCATTTACTCGGGGTGCATGGAAAAATAAAACGCGCTAACCCCAAAGATAATTTAGGCGAGTTGTTAGCCTCTCCAGATATAGGCGCATTGGTTGATTGGTTGCGTCTTCAGCCACTTTATCAAGAATATCCCGAGCAGAACATACTAATGACCCATGCCGGTATCCCACCACAATGGGATCTCAGTACACTAAGAAACAAAGCAGATATCGTCGCAGAAGCACTGCAACAGCCGGATTACTTAACCGCTCTGATTGCAAAAATGTACACTAACTCAGTTGCTCACTACAGTGATGATCTATCTGAGCTAGATAAGAAAATCTATACCATTAACGCACTGACACGCATGCGCTATCTTTACCCCGACGGTCGTCTAGATTTTGACTGCAAATTACCCATAGAACAATGTGATAATCCTCAACTGTCACCTTGGTTCACCCATCACGCCATACTTCGCCCTGAACATACACTCGTCTTTGGTCACTGGGCAGCAATTATGGGCGAAGTGAACTCTCCAGCACTACAAGCGCTCGACACTGGCTGTTGTTGGGGAGAACATTTAACCCTGTGGCACTTAGAATCAGACCAGAAAATAACTCAAAATAAGTTAAAAGAAAGTTAA
- the apaG gene encoding Co2+/Mg2+ efflux protein ApaG yields the protein MTQSTTSVKVEVKTEYIEAQSTPEEEKYLFSYTITIINLGDQDVTLKSRHWCITDANGRKSEVQGAGVVGETPTIKPNTAYQYTSGTVLETPFGVMEGSYTMQNSNGDEFKAPISAFSLAIPGLLH from the coding sequence ATGACCCAGAGTACGACATCCGTAAAAGTTGAAGTCAAAACGGAATATATTGAAGCCCAGTCGACCCCAGAGGAAGAGAAGTATTTATTCAGCTATACCATCACCATTATTAATCTGGGTGACCAAGACGTAACCCTAAAAAGCCGCCATTGGTGTATAACTGATGCGAACGGACGTAAAAGTGAAGTCCAAGGAGCCGGAGTCGTTGGTGAAACCCCAACCATAAAGCCAAACACTGCGTATCAATATACCAGCGGCACAGTACTGGAAACACCATTCGGGGTCATGGAGGGTAGCTATACCATGCAAAACAGTAATGGTGATGAGTTTAAAGCACCGATTTCAGCATTCAGTCTTGCCATTCCTGGCTTGCTTCATTAA
- the rsmA gene encoding 16S rRNA (adenine(1518)-N(6)/adenine(1519)-N(6))-dimethyltransferase RsmA translates to MSNKVHLGHTARKRFGQNFLTDQNVINRIVGAISPDNDHVMVEIGPGLAALTEPVASGIDKLTVVELDKDLVERLKKHPTLKDKLEIHQGDALDFDFKQLVREDMQMKVFGNLPYNISTPLMFHLFEFAQYIENMHFMLQKEVVLRLSASPGTKAYGRLTVMAQYHCQIMPVLEVPPESFTPAPKVDSAVVRLVPFKVKPFPCKDVEMLRHLTTTAFNMRRKTLRNNLKHMLTDDEFAQLNIDPTLRPEQISVEQYVAMANLFIDKQV, encoded by the coding sequence ATGAGTAATAAAGTACATTTAGGCCATACGGCTAGAAAACGCTTCGGTCAGAACTTCTTGACCGATCAGAACGTGATCAATCGAATCGTCGGTGCTATTTCGCCAGATAACGATCACGTTATGGTTGAAATTGGTCCAGGCTTGGCAGCGCTTACTGAGCCCGTTGCTAGCGGTATCGACAAGTTAACCGTCGTCGAGTTAGATAAAGATTTAGTTGAGCGTCTAAAAAAACACCCGACGCTAAAAGATAAGCTTGAGATCCACCAAGGTGATGCTCTTGACTTTGATTTTAAACAGCTAGTACGTGAAGATATGCAGATGAAGGTGTTTGGTAATCTGCCATATAACATCTCTACGCCACTCATGTTTCATCTATTTGAGTTTGCACAATACATCGAAAATATGCACTTCATGCTACAGAAAGAGGTGGTATTGAGATTGTCGGCAAGCCCTGGCACTAAAGCCTACGGCCGCCTTACCGTGATGGCACAATATCATTGCCAAATCATGCCGGTGTTGGAAGTTCCACCAGAGTCTTTTACTCCGGCACCAAAAGTAGACTCAGCGGTAGTACGTCTAGTGCCTTTTAAAGTCAAACCCTTCCCTTGTAAAGATGTGGAAATGTTAAGGCATTTGACAACAACCGCCTTTAATATGCGTCGTAAGACACTGAGGAATAACCTCAAACACATGTTAACTGATGATGAGTTCGCACAGCTTAATATCGACCCTACATTGCGACCAGAGCAAATAAGTGTTGAACAGTACGTTGCTATGGCAAATTTGTTCATCGACAAGCAAGTGTAA
- the pdxA gene encoding 4-hydroxythreonine-4-phosphate dehydrogenase PdxA, which yields MSTKRIAITPGEPAGIGPDLVIQLAQQAWPAELVVCADPELLQTRAKKLGLSIQLRPYQPNQPPKAQEAGTLTIVPFTLESEAVCGKLNEQNSHYVVDTLRFAGEKNMVGEFDAVVTGPVHKGIINQAGIPFSGHTEFFANQANCQDVVMMLAAPGLQVALVTTHIPLAYVAKAITRDRLHQIVKILHKDLVEKFAIPSPKIYVCGLNPHAGEDGHLGREEIDIIIPALEELRALDMNIIGPLPADTIFQPKYLEDADVVLAMYHDQGLPVLKARGFGSSVNITLGLPYIRTSVDHGTALELAGTGSADIGSFVCALNRAIDLAAKN from the coding sequence TTGTCGACTAAACGAATCGCTATCACGCCGGGTGAACCGGCGGGTATAGGCCCAGATTTAGTGATACAACTAGCTCAGCAGGCTTGGCCTGCTGAGCTAGTTGTTTGTGCTGATCCGGAACTATTACAAACTCGAGCCAAAAAGCTTGGGTTATCAATTCAACTGCGACCTTACCAGCCAAATCAGCCTCCTAAAGCTCAAGAAGCCGGTACGCTTACCATTGTTCCATTTACATTGGAGAGCGAAGCGGTGTGCGGCAAACTTAATGAGCAGAACAGCCATTATGTTGTCGATACACTGCGTTTTGCAGGTGAGAAAAACATGGTTGGCGAATTTGATGCCGTGGTTACTGGTCCCGTGCATAAAGGGATTATTAACCAAGCAGGCATCCCATTTAGCGGCCATACGGAGTTTTTTGCTAACCAAGCAAATTGCCAAGATGTTGTCATGATGCTTGCTGCTCCTGGTTTACAGGTTGCACTTGTCACCACACATATTCCACTGGCTTATGTTGCAAAGGCAATTACTCGAGACCGACTACACCAGATAGTCAAAATTCTACACAAGGATCTTGTTGAGAAATTTGCTATCCCTTCACCTAAGATTTATGTCTGTGGCCTAAATCCGCATGCGGGTGAAGACGGTCATTTAGGCAGAGAAGAGATTGATATCATCATACCTGCGCTCGAAGAGTTGCGAGCGTTAGATATGAATATTATTGGTCCACTGCCTGCTGACACAATATTTCAACCCAAATACTTAGAAGATGCTGATGTGGTACTCGCGATGTACCACGATCAAGGCCTTCCAGTACTAAAAGCTAGAGGCTTTGGCAGTTCAGTCAATATTACTCTAGGATTACCCTACATAAGAACATCGGTCGACCACGGTACGGCCTTAGAGCTTGCAGGCACTGGTTCTGCTGATATTGGTAGTTTTGTCTGTGCATTAAATAGAGCCATTGATTTGGCTGCAAAGAATTAG